A stretch of the Prochlorococcus marinus str. MIT 0918 genome encodes the following:
- a CDS encoding LptF/LptG family permease, giving the protein MNFLNKYQRFISSKWKVIPLLDRWLIRELLPPFFFAISAFTVVSLSVGVMFDLVRKIVESGLSLKFAIQVFLFKLPSFLVLSFPMAILMATLLTYSRLSSNSEIKALKSIGVSTKRIIASALVLGVLMTGITFIFNDLIVPSSNKNAEATLRKGLGVSMHSDYVTDIMYSRFGKIIDPSSNDSVDGMTHLFYAKEFQNKEMIDVTVLDFSRLGYKQMLVAKRGFWNEPNATWDFQDGNILTISPSGGFTSIRFENYIYPLDSGPNKIAEIPKDANYMTLSDALKAEKLYELSGNLKEARRMKVRIQEKFTLPMACIVFSLIGSSLACKSYERTSQSQGFAMSIILILIYYILSFVFSSLGVSGALSPLVGAWSPVLISFSGGIYLLYKAGD; this is encoded by the coding sequence ATGAACTTTTTAAATAAATATCAGAGATTTATTTCTTCTAAATGGAAGGTAATTCCTCTTCTAGATAGATGGCTTATTAGAGAATTATTACCACCATTCTTCTTTGCAATATCAGCTTTTACTGTAGTATCTCTTTCTGTTGGTGTGATGTTTGATTTGGTCAGAAAGATAGTTGAGTCAGGTCTTTCATTGAAATTTGCTATACAAGTATTTTTGTTTAAACTTCCAAGTTTTCTTGTTCTTTCTTTTCCTATGGCCATACTTATGGCTACTTTATTAACATATAGTCGATTATCATCTAACAGCGAAATTAAAGCTTTAAAAAGTATAGGGGTATCTACAAAAAGGATAATAGCTTCCGCATTAGTTTTAGGTGTATTAATGACAGGTATTACATTTATTTTTAATGACTTAATAGTTCCTTCTTCGAATAAAAATGCAGAAGCAACTTTAAGAAAAGGATTAGGAGTCTCAATGCATTCTGATTATGTTACAGATATTATGTATTCTCGCTTTGGTAAAATAATTGATCCTTCATCAAATGATTCAGTAGATGGTATGACGCATTTGTTTTATGCAAAGGAGTTTCAAAATAAGGAAATGATAGACGTGACAGTATTAGATTTCTCGAGATTAGGATATAAGCAAATGTTGGTAGCCAAGAGAGGTTTTTGGAATGAACCTAATGCAACATGGGATTTTCAAGATGGCAATATTCTTACTATTTCACCAAGTGGAGGTTTTACATCTATTAGGTTTGAGAATTATATTTACCCACTTGATTCTGGCCCAAATAAGATTGCCGAGATACCAAAAGATGCAAACTATATGACACTTTCTGATGCTCTTAAAGCTGAGAAATTATATGAATTGTCAGGAAATTTAAAGGAAGCTAGGAGAATGAAAGTACGTATTCAGGAAAAATTTACTTTGCCTATGGCTTGTATAGTCTTTAGTTTAATAGGAAGTTCACTTGCATGTAAGTCGTATGAAAGAACTAGTCAAAGTCAGGGCTTTGCAATGAGTATTATATTAATACTTATATATTATATTCTCAGTTTTGTTTTTAGTTCTTTAGGAGTTTCTGGGGCTTTAAGCCCTTTAGTAGGAGCATGGTCTCCAGTTTTAATTTCTTTTTCTGGTGGTATTTATTTGCTATATAAAGCAGGTGATTAG
- the lptB gene encoding LPS export ABC transporter ATP-binding protein has protein sequence MSLILDQVSLALQGKDLVKDISLKVNPGEVVGLLGPNGAGKTTTFNLSIGQFFPDFGSVALDEKQVTNLSMTYRARLGIGYLPQEASIFRNLTVRENLDIALAQSLSNSSHRRIRREQIINDFNLISFLDRFGYQLSGGERRRCEVARALALGRSGPKYLLLDEPFAGVDPIAVVDLQNLIQNLRIAGMGILITDHNVRETLAITDRSYILSDGKILASGTSSEISINPQVRAHYLGEEFQL, from the coding sequence ATGAGCCTAATTCTTGATCAAGTTTCATTAGCTCTACAAGGGAAAGACCTTGTCAAGGATATTTCTTTAAAGGTGAATCCAGGTGAGGTTGTAGGTCTTCTTGGCCCAAATGGTGCTGGGAAAACAACTACTTTTAATCTTTCTATAGGTCAATTTTTTCCAGATTTTGGCAGTGTTGCTTTAGATGAAAAACAGGTAACAAATTTATCTATGACCTATAGAGCTCGTTTAGGGATTGGCTATCTTCCTCAAGAGGCAAGTATCTTTAGAAACCTTACAGTCAGAGAAAATCTTGATATTGCTCTTGCCCAAAGTCTCTCTAATTCCTCTCATCGGAGAATTAGAAGAGAACAGATAATAAATGATTTTAATCTTATTTCTTTTTTGGATCGTTTTGGATATCAACTCTCTGGAGGTGAGAGAAGACGTTGCGAGGTCGCTAGAGCACTTGCTTTAGGGAGATCAGGACCTAAATATTTGTTATTGGACGAACCATTTGCAGGCGTTGATCCAATTGCAGTAGTAGATCTTCAGAATTTGATTCAAAACTTGAGAATTGCAGGGATGGGAATATTGATTACAGATCATAATGTTAGAGAAACACTTGCCATTACTGACCGTTCTTATATTCTCAGTGATGGAAAAATACTTGCTTCTGGAACTTCCTCAGAAATTTCGATAAACCCCCAAGTGAGAGCTCATTACCTTGGTGAAGAATTTCAACTTTAG